Part of the Parcubacteria group bacterium ADurb.Bin159 genome, TTTTTCGCGGTGCAACAATTATTTTGGAACGGGAATAATTGTCTTCAATAAAAAGAAAGTATCTCGCCTCTTTAAATCTGACCGAGAGCAAAGAATCTAAATTGTTTTTTTCAAGGGGCAAACAAAGTTTCATAAAGAATTTTGTTGTCTTTTTTTAGCTAAATCTAAAATTTTATCAGTTTTAATTTTTGATTCTTTCTCAATAAAAAAACGATTTACTCCCTTTAATAATCTTAAAAATCTTTTAATTATATTAAGAATCTTCTGGCTTGCAATTTTTGCGCTATTAATAATTTTTTCAATTGCTCCAGCGGTTTCTTCTGTTTTTATTTCAAATTTTTTCTTCTCTATAGGAGATAACTTCTCTGTAAAAATTTCTAAATCTTGAGACAAAATCTCTTCTATTTTTTGCCCTATTTCTGTTTTTGCTGATTTTTTTCCGACTATATGAGAAGGAGGAAACGAAACAGATGGCTGTTCAGGCAATGGTGTTTTCTCTTTTTCAGGTGAAAGTATTTCTACTTCTTTAATTTCTTTTTCTGGAGAAGGATAAACTTCTGGTGCAGGCGGTTTTTCTTTAAATTGTTCTTTATTAAATGGGCTCATATTTAAAATTAAGAATATAGAACATAGAGTTTAGAACATAAAATTTGTGGCTTTATTACATTATACTATACCTTTATACTTTTGACAAGTTTTATTAATATTCCCATTATTTTGTAGATTCTACTCTCTGCCAAAGATTGGCTTGGTTTTTAATTTTTATACGCCAAAAAATATCAAGCCAAAGATAAAAGCGAAGAAAATAAAGCAAAATAAGCCAAAAAAATTCTTTTAAATTTTTCGGATAACTAAAAAATAATTTTATTCCCCAAAAAACCTCTTGCTTAAAATTTCTTTTTTTTATCTTTGATTTTTGATTTTTCATTTGACTCCCTCCAGTGGATCTTCGTTTTTGTTTCAACCAATCAGAAAGATTAACAGGGAATTTAACAAAAACTTTGGCTTCGGCCAGATAGCCAATTTTGTGTCCTTTCTTCCATATCTCTTGTGAGACAAAAGAATCATCAGCTAAAATATCTAACGGCAGTAACGGAAAAAGAGAAGCACGACAAGCGTAAAGATATCCCGAACAATCTAAATATTCGCCAGTTGACATATTCCTCTCCCGCCATTTATGAGCAGCAAAAGTTAAAAAATGAGAGAAAAAACCAAATAAATTATCCTTAGAGTTCATCGGAACCGGTTGCCCGCTTATAGCGCCTAAAGCATTATTATCTCTTAGGGCGCTTACTAATTGCTGAATTGCTCCTTTAGCCGGCAAAACATCTCCATCGGTTAAAACTAAAATATCTCCCTTAATATAAGGAACAACTAAATTAAGAGCTGCTGGCTTCCCCTTGCCCTTGTCTTGCCAAAAATAAACCTTAGGGAAAGAAAGAGCAATGTCTTTTGATTTGTTGTCCGGCGCTACTACTAAAACCTCAAAATCTTCTTTGAACTTTTCGGAAAAAATTTGATTAAGAAGTTTCTTTAAAGTTTGAGGTTCATTAGAAGTAGTAATTAAAATAGAAAACATAAACAAAAAATTAAAAATCAAAATTTTGAAATTTAATTAGACACTGGCCTCTCGCTATTCTATCTTTAATGGTTTATGGGAAACGACTGGATTATACTATATCGCGCGCCAAAAGGAGATAAATGGCTTTCCATCAACTCTATAGATTTAACAGGAACAGGTTTTACTTTAGAAAAATCGAAGGGAATAATTTTAAGAGGACGAGGAATTTTAAGGCGAGCCAAAGTAAGATGCATATGCCAAGGACGTTCTTCTATTCTAATGCCTATTTTTTCTAAATTTAAGCCAAGTTTACTCTGAATAGACGACAAACTGTTTCCTTTTTCTTTAAGAGAAATAAAAAAAACTCTCGGTCTTGAGAGTGAAGGGAAATAATCAAAATTGTCTAAAAATAAATTAGTCGGTGAAGAAACAGAAAGAATAAAAGACAAAACCTTTTTTGTTTCCTCTATTTGTCTTTCATCAATATATCCTAAAAAATGAAGAGTAAGATGACAATTTTCCGACTTTACCCAATTAATGTCTTCTCGGTGATTTATTTTTTTTAATTGATTAATTATGTTATTTAAATCGTCTTTCAGCCATTGGGGGAAATTAACAGCAATAAAACAACGTTTTTTGCCCATAATAATGAAAAACAAAATTTTCCTTTTATTTAAAGGAAAGATGAAATGTCAATTAATTTATTAAAAGAATTATTCTGTTTTTGTCTCGTCTTCTTTTTTTTCTTCTTCCATATCAGAAACTTCTGATTTTGTTTCTTTGTGAGTAGAAAACCCTACAGTAAAGAGAATAATACCGCTGAAAAAAATAATCGGGCCAAGACAGGCTAAAATTAAATGCCAAACAAACGGCCACCACCAAACAACAATTCCATAAATTCCGAAAACCATTAGAATAATTCCGCCAATCAATAAAAGTGCTTTTTTCATAAATTTAAAATATAAATATTTAAATATTCCTTTGAAAATTCTTCGCTTAAGAATTTATATTTTTGCTTTTTGATTTTTTTCTACCCACCAAGTTAAGGCTTTGATATCCTGAAAACGCTCCTCTGAGGAAGGATCCCCCAGAAGAACGATAGTATATTCATTACCATTAACTTCAAATTTGCCGGCAAAACAATAACCACTCTCTTCTAAATAACCTGTCTTGCCGTAAACAGAAATAAAATTATCTAATAATTCATTGGTATTTTTAAAATAAAGATAATGGGTTTGTGTTTTATTAAAAATCGGGAAGCTGATAGATTTCATTTGACTAATTTTTTTGAAATTATCAATTTTAAAAAAATAATCGGTTAAAATTGCCAAATCTTCAGCAGTAGATTTGTTTTGAGGATTAAGTCCTGTTGGTTCGTAAAAATAAGTATGGGTCATTTTTAATATTTTTGCTTTTTCGTTCATTAAATCAACAAATTTTTTTTCTGGCAATATATCCTTTTCAACTAAATTAGCCAAAGACTGGGTAGCATTGTTAACCGAAGCAATCAAATTTACTTCAATCAAATCTTTAATTTTGGCTGATTCGCCAGGATAAATTGATATTTTGCGGGCTTCTTTGTCCTCTTCTTTAACTAATGGACATTGTTTATTTAAAAAAGTATCTAATTCTTTCCCCTCTTTATTTTCTGTGATACTCTCCCAAATGATAATATTGCTCATTAATTTTGTTAAACTGGCTATTGATGAAACCTCTTGAGGATTTTTAGCGAAAACAATATTATTATTCTGATTATCTAAAACTAAAGCGCTTTTTGCTTTAATAATCATACCCAAAGAAATGGGCTCTTCTATAATATCTCCCTCATAGCTAATTTTGATGGCTTCAGGCGCTGATAAATCATCTATAGTTAAACTCTGTTGGCTAAGCGAAGAAATAATAATTAAGAGGGCGGACAGAAAAGACATAATAAAATAAATCCTAAATTCTATTTAAAATCATACTTGTTAGCTGCTTGCCGGTAAGCAAGGACTGCTTTTTTCAAAAAATCTTTCTTTTGGTAAAAAAAGTGTCAAAATTGATTTTTTGAGGAGATAACCCTTTATTGATGCAGGTTTGCGGCGGTCGGAAAAAGGGGACTGTCCCCAAAAAAGTTATTCCCAAATTCCTCCTCTTTTCTCTAAAGTAAAACTCCAACGGGATTGACTTTTCAGGGTAAAATTTCTACCAGCTCTATCTTCAAATTTTACTTCTCCTGACCGCCAAGCAGAATCAAAAAGCGAATCTTGTTCCGATTGGCTTAAAACATAAGCTAAATGATCTAACCCTTTTTGCGTGTCATTATCATAGTAAACAGTATAACCTCTAATGTTTTTTGATTGTTGACTCATATGAGTAAAATGTGGAAAATTAAATATTGCTAAATTTAAGGCCTATGGTATATTATAAGAGAATTATAAAAAATATCAAATGGGAAACAAAGAGTTAGAAAAAATTCCTCCTCAAAATATTGAAGCCGAACAGGCTCTTTTAGGCTGCCTTTTAATTGATGAAGAAGCTATTTACAAAGTAGCCGATATTTTGGCTCCCGATGATTTTTATAAAGAAATTCACGAAGTCATTTATCAAACAATATTAGACCTTTTTGGAAAACAAGAGCCAATTGATACTTTATCCGTAGCCAATAGATTAGAAGAGAATAAAAAATTAGATTTTGTTGGGGGAAGAAGCTATTTAATTCATCTTTCTAATGCTGTACCTAATTCTAGCAATGTTAAAAATTATGCTCAAATCGTTCAAAAAAAGGCTACTTTAAGAAAATTAATCCAAGCTTCAACTAAAACTATAGAAGATGCCTATGAAGAGGACCAAGACGCCGTTAATATTCTTGATAAAGCCGAACAAAGAATTTTTGCCATTTCCAAAAAATTTCTTCAACAAAAATTTATTCCTATTAAAGAAACTTTAGCTGAAGCGTTTGAAAGAATCGACGCCTTACAAAAAGGCAAAGAAAAAATACGAGGGGTACCTACTGGTTTTATTAATCTTGATGAAAAATTAGCTGGTCTTCAGCCGTCCGATTTTATCCTTTTGGCTTCAAGGCCGAGTGTAGGAAAAAGCAGTTTAGCTCTTGATTTTGCCCGTTATGCGGCTGTAGAAAAAAAAATTCCTGTGGGAATTTTCAGCTTGGAAATGTCTCGAGATCAAGTTGTCGACCGTCTTATCTGCGCTGAAGCTGGTATTAATCTTTGGCAATTGCGGACAGGGCACATATCTTCTAAAGACAATCGCACTTTCAAAAATTTAAACAAATCTCTTTCTAAATTATCCGAAGCGCCAATTTTTATCGATGATTCCCCTACGGCGAATATTATTGAAATTCGCACCAAAGCCCGGCGCTTACAAGCTGAACATAATGTAGGGCTCTTAATTATTGATTATCTCCAATTAATGGAAAGCCCAAATGTCCGCGATAATCGTGTTCAAGAAGTTTCAGAAATTTCACGCGCTATGAAAAGTATCGCTCGAGAATTAAAAATCCCTGTTTTAGCTCTTTCCCAACTCTCTCGGGCAACAGAAGTAAGAGTTCCGGCTATTCCCAAATTGGCTGATTTAAGAGAATCGGGATGTTTAACCGGTGATACTCTGATTACTAACATTAATACTGGCCGACAGTTAACAATGAAAGATTTAGCTAAACGCAAAAAGCAAACTCCAATTCCAATAATATCTCTTGATAAAAACTATAAACTCCGTTCTGATACAATAACTAAAGTATTTCCATCAGGTAAAAAGATAATTTTTGAACTAGCAACAAAAAGTGGCCGGAAAATAAAAGCGTCAGCCAACCACCCGTTTTTTAAACTCGAGGGGTGGACAAGGTTAGACCATTTAAAAAACGGAGATTTTATTGCTCTACCCCGCAACATAACTATTAAAAAACCAAAAAATCCTCTTAATAAAAAAGAATT contains:
- the pgaC gene encoding Poly-beta-1,6-N-acetyl-D-glucosamine synthase, translating into MFSILITTSNEPQTLKKLLNQIFSEKFKEDFEVLVVAPDNKSKDIALSFPKVYFWQDKGKGKPAALNLVVPYIKGDILVLTDGDVLPAKGAIQQLVSALRDNNALGAISGQPVPMNSKDNLFGFFSHFLTFAAHKWRERNMSTGEYLDCSGYLYACRASLFPLLPLDILADDSFVSQEIWKKGHKIGYLAEAKVFVKFPVNLSDWLKQKRRSTGGSQMKNQKSKIKKRNFKQEVFWGIKLFFSYPKNLKEFFWLILLYFLRFYLWLDIFWRIKIKNQANLWQRVESTK
- a CDS encoding 2',5' RNA ligase family, whose amino-acid sequence is MGKKRCFIAVNFPQWLKDDLNNIINQLKKINHREDINWVKSENCHLTLHFLGYIDERQIEETKKVLSFILSVSSPTNLFLDNFDYFPSLSRPRVFFISLKEKGNSLSSIQSKLGLNLEKIGIRIEERPWHMHLTLARLKIPRPLKIIPFDFSKVKPVPVKSIELMESHLSPFGARYSIIQSFPINH
- the pbpG gene encoding D-alanyl-D-alanine endopeptidase precursor, with the translated sequence MSFLSALLIIISSLSQQSLTIDDLSAPEAIKISYEGDIIEEPISLGMIIKAKSALVLDNQNNNIVFAKNPQEVSSIASLTKLMSNIIIWESITENKEGKELDTFLNKQCPLVKEEDKEARKISIYPGESAKIKDLIEVNLIASVNNATQSLANLVEKDILPEKKFVDLMNEKAKILKMTHTYFYEPTGLNPQNKSTAEDLAILTDYFFKIDNFKKISQMKSISFPIFNKTQTHYLYFKNTNELLDNFISVYGKTGYLEESGYCFAGKFEVNGNEYTIVLLGDPSSEERFQDIKALTWWVEKNQKAKI
- the dnaB gene encoding Replicative DNA helicase, with product MGNKELEKIPPQNIEAEQALLGCLLIDEEAIYKVADILAPDDFYKEIHEVIYQTILDLFGKQEPIDTLSVANRLEENKKLDFVGGRSYLIHLSNAVPNSSNVKNYAQIVQKKATLRKLIQASTKTIEDAYEEDQDAVNILDKAEQRIFAISKKFLQQKFIPIKETLAEAFERIDALQKGKEKIRGVPTGFINLDEKLAGLQPSDFILLASRPSVGKSSLALDFARYAAVEKKIPVGIFSLEMSRDQVVDRLICAEAGINLWQLRTGHISSKDNRTFKNLNKSLSKLSEAPIFIDDSPTANIIEIRTKARRLQAEHNVGLLIIDYLQLMESPNVRDNRVQEVSEISRAMKSIARELKIPVLALSQLSRATEVRVPAIPKLADLRESGCLTGDTLITNINTGRQLTMKDLAKRKKQTPIPIISLDKNYKLRSDTITKVFPSGKKIIFELATKSGRKIKASANHPFFKLEGWTRLDHLKNGDFIALPRNITIKKPKNPLNKKELILLAHLLGDGCIVSNQPYHYTSADKKNLQIVKKTAKDLFGINGRMVKQKNWYHLYLPSPYRLTRGKYHPITNWFTRLNIRPCHSWEKVIPEAIFQSSENYIALFLKHLWSTDGNISWKKMPNRKPLGNIYYASSSKILAEQVQHLLLRLDIQSTIKLPPLKKAGYHQMYHVHIQSSTEQLKFLSRVGIYGEKNKIITLLTRTLKKVSPNPNNDIIPKEAWQIIIKPAKEKLGLSWREVSKILNTAYCGTKLYKSGLSRERMLRLYNNGLKNIAITNLANSDILWDQVISIKKIGSEETYDATVKSRHNFIANDIIVHNSLEQDADVVLFIYRKIMDRGIKVCPEEEKNVAEIYIAKHRHGPAGVMVPLYFDEEKASFRNLTRQEEPF